ACATATTTACCATACTTCCAAGTGTCCCTTTTGATGCTAGGAAATCATCAATCATTTTGCGGAACATTTCTTTTCCTTCATCTGATTCAAAGTAGGCTTCCGACCTGCCTAAAATGTAGGTTGTTATGGCTGGAATGCGCCCTGCAGCTTCTACCCGCCACTTTTGCGGTAGCACCTCTTCTACCGATCCCGTCGTCAGTTTTGCACGGACGGCGTTAAGCTGGGTATCGAGTACTTCCAACACTTTCCGCTCTGCTTTCTCTGCAACATTCGTCGCGCCGGCAGTATCTAGCCAGTCATTCAATGTTTTTTCAGAGTGAAGGATATGCTGCTCAAGTTTTTGTTGGAGAAAATTCTCTGCTTTCTTTTCCATGTCAGGTGTCAAAAACTTCTTCCGGAACGTTTCCGGTGTTAATAAATAATTCGTTACCGTCTTACCGAGTTGCATTGCCAGTTCATCGCGCCGTTTTGGTATCAAACCCGGCGTGAATGGCACGCGCCATTTCCCGATATATTTCGCTTCATGAGGCCTGAACAGCATTTTAATCGCTAGATGATTTGTAAGTCCACCGATTAGTGCACCAATTAAAGCCATGAATAACAATGTCCATAAGAAACCCATACGCTTCACCTTTTTCCGTATCGTTAAGTCTTAATTATAACAGAACTAAACCGAACGGAAAAATCCAAAGGCTTATCTAAGCGCGTTGTACATTGTAGACATGCGAATAGCATGTTCCATTTCATCATTCATGGCGATGAAAAACGGATTGTAGGCCTGCTGAAATGGAACGGTCAGCAGCATTTCCTTATACGTTTCAACTCCCTC
This region of Sporosarcina sp. ANT_H38 genomic DNA includes:
- a CDS encoding DUF445 domain-containing protein, coding for MGFLWTLLFMALIGALIGGLTNHLAIKMLFRPHEAKYIGKWRVPFTPGLIPKRRDELAMQLGKTVTNYLLTPETFRKKFLTPDMEKKAENFLQQKLEQHILHSEKTLNDWLDTAGATNVAEKAERKVLEVLDTQLNAVRAKLTTGSVEEVLPQKWRVEAAGRIPAITTYILGRSEAYFESDEGKEMFRKMIDDFLASKGTLGSMVNMFFGESESLVGKIQREALKFVAASGTYDLVNTIILNEWEKLQKRPVDELLGGFDWDGLFDSVRSYAKKELVLEARLNKTIQDYWPAGAEWTAVNLTPTLTSFAFKQAEKQMEISLHKLKLDDMVREQVDAFPVAILEDLVLGISRREFKMITILGAFLGGLIGIVQGLIVFATNLS